The following is a genomic window from Nymphaea colorata isolate Beijing-Zhang1983 chromosome 3, ASM883128v2, whole genome shotgun sequence.
CAATGAGTAGAAAAGTCATGATAGGTCCTAAGGTAAGGTTATGAATTCTGGATGCCAGTTACATCTAGCAAGAAGAATCAGATTCAATATTTCATTGTGTTCATCCGATCGAGAATGTTCGAAATTGCGCTAGACATTTGTAGACCCACACTATGATTCTAGCACCCCAACCCCAAACTGGTCGGTCACTAGCTAGCTGTAGCAATGGCCACATCCAGCCGTAGTTGAACCCATTTAGGGCCATGACTAGTGGTAGTTGTATCTGAATTCTTGTTCAAGAATCAGTATGTCCAAAAGAACTCTACCCATCAGCTAAGTAGGTTGGAATAGAACATTCAAATATCAGGAGACTTAAATAGTTGAATAAAGGGTAAATTAAATAATGGagaaactttttatttattagGAAAGGGACGTGAGTCTGGCGGTTCTTGCACTACCATACAACTAGAAGATCTTGAGAAAATGGTAATGTGCACAGTGCAGGCTTCCGAGATGCTTGAAAAAACTCGGTGACTTTcctttgaagaaattaaaagcCTGAATTTTCGGCAATTAGGTTGAGATGGAACTCATGGCCGTAATCGTTTTCTCCCAAGTAGATTTGCTTACGGGCCAAGCGACTTCGATCATGAATTCTTAATCTTCGTAGGAGCTCAAATTTTGTCTGCTTGTTACGAAAATTGGCCTTTAGCAGCTGGCTTCTTCTAATGATCAAAGGAAGGTAATAATGACTTCTGTGAAGGGCATCTGCCAGCCTTTTATTTCCGTGGCAGAGCTCTTGCTGATAAACAAATTTCTTCAACGAGAAGGAGTTGAAACTGATTTGATCTGAGAAGGAAAACAAGCCTGCAGACAATGTTTTGCGACACACTCCTGAAATGTTGTAGCATTCTTTGGGCTCAAGTTTGCAtggatttttttcttccattccttCTGCAGAAGACATCAGGATACTGAAAATGACATGTCCCAGTAGCTTCTCTTAATTCTttgtgttttctcttcttctctgttgCCATCGTTCATATATCGCAAAGTGGTAGAACAACTGAACTTTTTACAACCGTAGCATCCACAACCTCTGATCCTTTATCACTTCTCATAGACACAATCTAACTTAATTCTCGTTATAGGTATGAACCTTTTTTGATAAAGAATGAAATCAAAGGTGGAAAACCATAAACTGGGTTCCAAGCCTGTAACAAAGACGGTGCTTTTTCCTTGTAAATATAGTGTATATGTTCATCGAAGGTTAGATGAATCGTAATCTTTCAAACTTCATGTTTCTATCAACATTAAAAGGCTGTGCCCACTTGTTGGTTTACCGAGGTTAAAGGAAATTGGTAAAATCGCAAGCAGAAAGCCCAAAGTATCATAAAGATGGGTTTCAATTTAATTTACTCCGGAGAAGTTATGCAACTTGCCAGTGAGATGCGATCCGGGTCGAATATGATCTGATTGAGTTTAttcttaattttctcatttgGGTTTTTTCTTGAGGAATTTTTAAGATAGTTTGGACTCCCCCACTGTATAGTTTATAGGGAGTCCCCTTCGTCCCAAGTATTACTTCGAGCTACGTTCCTCCATTAATACGACAGAGCTTGACTGCTCTGCATTCCTGTTAGTTATTTGTTTTGCCGTGTTTGCAGGGTTCCGAAACAGCTAACTACATTGGAAGAGGGATCGACCTTGGACCAGAAACCAGATCAGTGCAGCCAAAATCAACAAACGCTGCCAAGTCTGCAACTTGGATCATTAACCTCTTGATTTGCGACTTTGTGACCCAGAGTTCCATGATGATTAATATATGCTATGAGGCACAAGTCTTGACAGTTGAATTAAGTTCCATCGAAGGAATAGCATAGAACATTTCCATTTTTGagcaattaaaaatttaaaactctGCCATATGGTTTTCCTCCattaaaatctgaatttggGTTCCCAACTTCCAAGCTACATATCTGAGCGAAGAAATAATCCACCATTTTATTGATCGCTGAATAAATTTGatgcaaaaatgacaaaagggtTTCTTGTAACATATGTATGAatcaaatgaaatgaatgaaaaaatgaatcaaAGGAATGGCAACGAAAATGAATCAGAGAGGAGACTCCAAGCGACTCAGTTTGAACACTCGGGAGGAAGTCCCTGAGCGAAGCGGTTTACGTCGGCGCAGTAGTTGTAGATCATGTATTTCCTCTGCAGCAACCGCGTCATCTTCCTGGTCCAATCGTCCACGGTGGGGACTTGCTTTAGTCCCTGCCCGTTGCCGCCACCTGAGGAGGAGGTCGCGGAGACGGGTGCCGATGGCTGCTGACCGCAGAGGGGTGACTTTGAGGAAGAAGGGCAAGGAATGGCCCTGAAGTTGGAGTAGGAGGCAATGAAGGGGGCGTTTGCCCAGTTGGTTTTAACCCGCCCCCCCTGTGTCGCCCAGTCATCGGCATTCCATATGCTGGCATAAACTCTCATCGGTTGGCTCGTGGGGAAGGGAACGCCCACGGCCTGCTTATTAGTGAACACTCTGATAGGCCTCCTGTCCACGTAGAATCTGAAAAAAGAGAGGACAATACAGGTTTTGATCAATTGACTGTTGATTGAGATGTAGGTGGTAAGATGACCAGTTTGGTGGAAATGGAGGGGGAGGATATCTTGGTGCTGGGTATTATTATACTTACATGATGTGCTGTGGGTTCCAGAGGATGGAGTAGGTGTGATAAGCAGCAGTTGGGTCGAACCAAAGGTAGAACTGCATCTCCTTCTTCCCATTTCCCTGTGCATAGACGTTGGTGTGCAGGACATATGGTTGCCCCGTCTCATTTCCGAGGAACTCCAGGTCTATCTCATCGTGTGCGTTGCCTTGCGAGGACATCTGCTCATTGTTGCTAAGAGTCAGTAAAAATTGACCGTGTGTCGTTGAGGAGTAAACGAAAGAGAAGATGGCAAGAGACTTACATAGAAGGTGGTAACCGTGCCTGCAGAGTCACCGGCGGGCAGCTTGATCTGCATGTCAACGCGAGCAAACAAGTATTCCTGCTTCGATTGGAAACCAGATGCTGCAGAAAATACACCAAACACGCGTTAGAGAGGGAGAAGATTGAGAATGGCATCAGAAAAGTGAGAGCAACGATGGGGAACAATCTCCAAGTACCTGAGGATTGCTCGAGTCTAAGATCAACCACATTCCCTCCGTTTCTGATGGTGGGTTTGCCTCCAGTGATTTCAATGTTTTGCATCATGGTCGCAGCTGTAGAGGAGACAGCGATGAAGGCCAAAAGGACGAGGGCGCAGAGCAGACAAGGCTGCGAGGACACCATTGCTGCTAACTATACCAAGCACCaataaaataaatggagaaGAGAAATAGAACAGAGATTGGAAAAAGGAGGAACTATAGAAGGAAAGGAACCAGACGCTGATCTGAGTTGTGCTGTGGGGAAAGGGGGAGGAGAAGGCTTGTTATTTATAGGGCCGTGGCACAGTGGCAGTGGCGGTGCCGGTGGTAGTGGAAGGGGAAAGGAAGGAGAGCTCTGCACAGTTGGCAAACACTGGAAACACACAACCCTGCTGCTCGTCTTTTCTCTCCATTGTCAGTACCATCATGGCTCCacttttaaataattatttgcTAGACAGTTGACATcgctctcttcctctttctcttttatgtgGACAATAGATTCGGATGTAGTGGCAAAGACGCGTCGAGTTGGCCCTGAGTTTCAACAAGTTTTTAATGACTGCCATGCCGCGGCAGGTCTGAAGAAAACAAACATGCCAGCTGTCTCGCTTTTGCCAGCCGGCTCCTCCCATTATTTCTGTGCATTTGTCTAGCCAGGTGGAGAAGAAGttgcttctttctttcattttttttcttctcgatAAACCAAACGTAGGATGTGAAACCGTGAATTGTTTATTAATGGAGACGTTGTATGCATCCGAGTTTGCTGGTAATTCGAATAAGTTTCCTTTATCGTATACGTCTAAAACTTTAAAGAATCCAAAGTGGATCGGAAAATAGGGAATGTAATGTAATTTGAATGGATTAGATCCATCAAAAATTGCTTATTCTATGCTTTCTCGAAGAGTCTCATGTGAGAGCTAACAAAGTAGCATATCTTGAAAATATGGGCATGGATCATCACAAAACTACCCATGCAGAGAACATGATGCtcattattaaagaaaaaaaattgagttctGGAGAGTTGTTTGTTTAAACTCGACGTCTTCTTGCGtcaaaattttgcaagtttttGTATTACTAAAAGTTTTGCCGTCTCGAAGGTTTCTTGCACTCGAAAAATGGCCAAGAGGAAGAGTCATTGCTTAGAAGCCTTGGGGGACAGTCTCGCATCTAAACATCCCCGCGGGTTGCAGTTAACGATGAAACCTTGAAAGATTTGCATTAGAGGAGCACATTTTCCTCACAGTTGCAAATATAGGTCTCAAGTTATGTAATTTCTTAATTTCGCTAACAACGGTCAAATAAGCGTCTaccttttatcattttctttccaactCTGATTAAGGTATGAATAATGGTAAAGAAATGACCATGTTATCCCTTTTTCAAAtggaaaatgaataaaaatttttacTTGAGAGGACGCACGTTGAAAGCTGTATCAACCTGTCATCATTTAATTTGAAGCCTCTATGTAGTAGCTGGCAGAAGGTAAGACCCGTATCATATGAATCAGAATATGATACGCTTACTTGGTATTATAAACAAAGTTAGGCCTTGAAAACCATTAGAGGCCCGAGTGGGCATCATATGAAGCtcaaaaaatttgtcatttgtAGGTCAGCAGATGATGAGCAAAACAACAGAACGGAACCACTCGTGCATCCATCCTGCTAAAGCTTGTATCAATTACCATTGATAATGCTAGATGTTAAGAAATAATTACACGCTTAAAGAATCCAGAAATAATTGACTCAAATTGCGTCAAATTTGtaatataatatccacaaccCTCCAGAGCATAGCCGAGGACCAGCCACTGAACAGTCTACGGCTTTCCTTATCAACTGCTCCTAGTCTGAACATCCTAGCCAATTTGCAAACCTTGGTCCCGAGGGCCGCTAGAAGCAACAGACTGATAGACccataaaagtaa
Proteins encoded in this region:
- the LOC116249539 gene encoding xyloglucan endotransglucosylase/hydrolase protein 15-like, which codes for MVSSQPCLLCALVLLAFIAVSSTAATMMQNIEITGGKPTIRNGGNVVDLRLEQSSASGFQSKQEYLFARVDMQIKLPAGDSAGTVTTFYMSSQGNAHDEIDLEFLGNETGQPYVLHTNVYAQGNGKKEMQFYLWFDPTAAYHTYSILWNPQHIIFYVDRRPIRVFTNKQAVGVPFPTSQPMRVYASIWNADDWATQGGRVKTNWANAPFIASYSNFRAIPCPSSSKSPLCGQQPSAPVSATSSSGGGNGQGLKQVPTVDDWTRKMTRLLQRKYMIYNYCADVNRFAQGLPPECSN